One segment of Arcanobacterium haemolyticum DSM 20595 DNA contains the following:
- a CDS encoding ABC transporter permease: MFPFIFEHVVAFWRAYILPSIVIILSTMLIYMGLATQEYIDQSEPYAAHASVSDADIRIFNTQLPARDFLRQVENLHTVRLAYSPTSLWGMVMTAAGSAHLNIKSVPPKSLRIEDFYQGTYPTTTDEIALPTAVAQRLKVSLGDSVLLTIPAVGKHGTLRQLTVCGVYSYSPLNRNFQSLFNAIVGLDTKELWIDTAGKQPIDNHGILVSGRPSVGLDKLKESVLSIPGTIVQTREEAYEKYLTATRAYVANLQGSGRALLIVPLLATILTLYYTGRHILRTREREYRLLVTMGATQTHIFILAFLQLPFIGIAAITIGMLLGHIGGKLLHALIQLLPGLHFLLPYFQPSLMVSIQTIVVMIAAVSAATIAAVWNATYLPLFHFAKNTRTSPMLLRVTNWFGTVFLTTALLVLAALATRRGQIPDTWATYHATIALLSIAFLTLIAMVAHVAVTHQFRDALTRGKAPLSVSLRPREAGAFDVLNNSLFSSRLVVTSVAMLVVALTTNASSAHLVNTIADEISPYDIAVSTDEENGVMLNDDVIHSVLSYPGVKNTLLVYSANVHIKEKGADFEPFDMNIRSVDRRAAEKYFADDDHADIPERGIIQIPSDVMRYLNIHSGDALALPAADGGAVSFKVQRSASPWIVMELADFHLVKTPNVVNELWVKAQADQLKNFANFFVDFRTSIVTNHLTDEFRVKAGITLDILTIAEKASWTLPILTGLIVYAIVAAVIALLSATSYCHGRRRREARLLSSMGVPERHIRRGYMIESYGLVLIDMIIGTLLGLAAMPMIWFDLLGLRYHKNLAFPFMDIVLILGGIMVFTGIFAFTRSLCRRP; this comes from the coding sequence ATGTTCCCTTTCATCTTCGAGCATGTTGTGGCATTCTGGCGAGCCTACATTCTTCCATCAATCGTCATTATTCTGTCCACCATGCTCATCTACATGGGGCTAGCAACTCAAGAATATATTGATCAATCCGAACCCTACGCGGCCCACGCATCAGTATCAGATGCCGATATTCGCATCTTCAACACGCAACTTCCAGCCCGCGATTTCCTCCGCCAAGTAGAAAACCTACACACAGTCCGGCTAGCCTACTCCCCAACCTCTTTGTGGGGAATGGTGATGACCGCAGCCGGATCCGCCCATCTCAACATCAAAAGCGTGCCGCCGAAATCCCTTCGTATAGAAGATTTCTACCAAGGCACCTACCCAACTACAACCGACGAGATCGCGCTCCCCACCGCCGTCGCCCAACGCCTCAAAGTGTCCCTTGGCGATTCAGTACTCCTCACTATCCCAGCCGTAGGAAAACACGGAACCTTACGCCAACTCACTGTCTGCGGAGTCTACTCCTACAGTCCGCTCAACCGAAACTTCCAGTCGCTCTTTAACGCCATAGTCGGACTCGACACAAAAGAACTCTGGATCGATACCGCAGGAAAACAACCCATAGATAACCACGGGATACTGGTCAGCGGGCGCCCCTCTGTTGGACTCGACAAACTCAAAGAATCAGTCCTCTCAATCCCCGGAACCATTGTTCAAACCCGTGAAGAAGCCTACGAAAAATACCTGACCGCAACACGTGCCTACGTAGCAAACCTGCAAGGATCAGGCCGTGCGCTACTCATCGTTCCGTTACTCGCCACGATACTCACGCTCTATTACACAGGGCGCCATATTCTGCGTACCCGCGAACGGGAATACCGGTTGCTCGTAACCATGGGCGCCACGCAAACCCACATCTTCATACTCGCATTCCTGCAACTGCCTTTCATCGGAATCGCAGCCATCACAATCGGTATGCTGCTCGGGCACATCGGCGGAAAACTCCTCCACGCACTCATCCAACTCCTGCCCGGATTGCACTTCCTTCTCCCGTATTTCCAACCATCGCTCATGGTGAGCATCCAAACCATCGTGGTTATGATCGCTGCTGTCAGTGCCGCAACTATCGCAGCAGTCTGGAACGCCACCTACCTTCCGTTGTTTCATTTCGCAAAAAACACACGTACATCACCTATGCTTCTGCGCGTCACAAACTGGTTCGGAACAGTCTTCCTCACCACGGCTCTCCTTGTGCTTGCAGCTCTGGCTACCCGGCGCGGGCAAATCCCGGACACGTGGGCAACCTATCATGCTACGATAGCGTTGCTATCCATAGCATTCCTGACGTTAATTGCGATGGTGGCACACGTGGCCGTCACTCACCAATTCCGAGACGCGCTGACTCGCGGCAAGGCGCCGCTATCTGTTTCGCTCCGGCCACGCGAAGCCGGCGCATTTGATGTTTTAAACAACTCGCTTTTCAGTTCACGGCTTGTTGTTACCAGCGTGGCAATGTTGGTGGTTGCGTTAACAACAAACGCTTCATCAGCCCATTTAGTAAACACGATCGCTGACGAAATCAGCCCGTACGATATTGCTGTGAGCACGGATGAAGAAAACGGGGTGATGCTCAACGATGACGTGATTCATTCCGTCCTGTCGTATCCCGGCGTGAAAAACACGTTGCTTGTATATAGCGCAAACGTCCATATTAAAGAAAAAGGGGCTGATTTCGAACCATTCGATATGAATATCCGTAGCGTTGATCGGAGGGCTGCAGAAAAATATTTTGCCGACGACGATCATGCGGACATCCCTGAACGCGGTATTATTCAGATCCCGTCTGATGTGATGCGATATCTGAACATCCATAGTGGGGATGCGCTCGCGTTGCCCGCCGCCGATGGCGGCGCCGTGTCTTTTAAGGTTCAGCGAAGCGCAAGCCCGTGGATCGTGATGGAACTGGCCGATTTCCACTTAGTTAAGACCCCAAACGTTGTGAACGAATTATGGGTGAAGGCTCAGGCGGATCAATTGAAGAATTTCGCAAATTTCTTTGTGGATTTCAGAACGTCGATCGTGACTAATCATTTGACCGATGAATTCCGGGTGAAAGCTGGTATTACGTTGGATATCTTGACTATCGCGGAAAAGGCAAGCTGGACTTTGCCGATTTTGACTGGATTGATCGTGTATGCGATCGTTGCAGCGGTGATTGCGTTGCTTTCTGCTACGTCGTATTGCCATGGGCGCCGGCGCCGGGAAGCGCGTCTATTATCCAGTATGGGCGTCCCGGAACGTCACATCCGGCGAGGTTACATGATTGAAAGCTACGGGCTGGTGCTCATCGACATGATCATCGGAACGCTGCTTGGCTTGGCCGCGATGCCGATGATTTGGTTCGATTTATTGGGCTTACGCTATCACAAAAACCTGGCATTCCCATTCATGGATATTGTACTGATTTTGGGTGGAATCATGGTGTTTACAGGGATTTTCGCGTTCACACGATCACTGTGCCGCAGGCCTTAG
- a CDS encoding thymidylate synthase — protein MIDRQYEDLLADVLANGTVKGDRTGTGTLSVFGRQLRYDLSQGFPRITTKFVAMKAVKGELLWFLRGDTNISWLRERGISIWDEWANDDGDLGPVYGYQWRSWPAPSGEHIDQIANVIDQIKNNPDSRRLIVSAWNVADLDAMALQPCHAFFQFYVADGKLSCQLYQRSADLFLGVPFNIASYALLTHMVAQQTGLDVGDFVWSGGDCHIYLNHLEQVREQISREPYPFPTLALTKAPDIFSYTMDDISAADGYQHHPALHAPVAV, from the coding sequence ATGATTGATCGCCAGTATGAGGATTTACTTGCGGACGTTTTGGCGAATGGCACGGTGAAGGGCGATCGTACGGGTACGGGTACGTTGTCTGTTTTTGGCCGGCAGCTTCGGTACGATTTGTCGCAGGGTTTTCCCCGGATTACCACGAAGTTTGTGGCGATGAAGGCTGTGAAGGGTGAACTTTTGTGGTTTTTGCGTGGCGATACGAATATTTCGTGGTTGCGTGAGCGTGGGATTTCGATTTGGGATGAGTGGGCGAACGACGACGGCGATCTGGGCCCCGTCTACGGCTACCAGTGGCGTTCGTGGCCTGCTCCGTCTGGGGAGCATATCGATCAGATTGCGAATGTGATTGATCAGATTAAGAATAATCCGGATTCTCGCAGGCTTATTGTAAGTGCATGGAATGTTGCCGATTTAGATGCGATGGCCTTGCAACCGTGCCATGCGTTCTTCCAGTTTTATGTGGCGGATGGAAAGTTATCGTGCCAGTTGTATCAGCGTTCTGCGGATTTGTTTTTGGGTGTGCCGTTTAATATTGCATCCTATGCGTTGCTTACGCACATGGTTGCGCAGCAGACGGGGCTTGACGTTGGCGATTTTGTGTGGAGTGGCGGGGATTGCCATATCTATTTGAATCATCTTGAGCAGGTGCGGGAGCAGATTTCGCGCGAACCTTATCCGTTCCCAACGTTGGCGTTGACGAAAGCACCAGATATTTTTTCGTACACCATGGATGATATTTCTGCTGCGGATGGCTACCAGCATCATCCTGCGCTTCATGCTCCGGTGGCAGTATGA
- a CDS encoding FMN-binding negative transcriptional regulator, with translation MYIAHQHLMNPTDALAYAVSVGVGELVTSGLNGLNATRVPFVVVERDSQLIIQAHLSRVNPQVNDFGEALLIVTGADAHIPGHYLPPEKPESMVPSAPTWDYVTVHLRGPMVTFDDPDWKRTHWEALVEQHEKVWTLADTKEERLERVFNAVVGVEITITEQLGKAKLHQNLASDDISALADKLESDGDTKIACLMRDISVPWAQAREARVEKARRGHTAPEF, from the coding sequence ATGTACATCGCGCACCAGCACTTAATGAATCCAACCGATGCCCTTGCGTATGCGGTATCTGTTGGGGTTGGTGAACTTGTTACGTCTGGCTTGAATGGGCTCAACGCTACTCGGGTCCCATTCGTGGTTGTTGAGCGCGATTCGCAACTGATTATTCAAGCTCACCTCAGCCGCGTAAATCCGCAAGTGAACGATTTTGGTGAAGCTTTGCTGATCGTCACGGGTGCAGACGCTCATATTCCGGGTCATTATCTTCCGCCAGAAAAACCAGAATCGATGGTACCTAGTGCACCTACGTGGGATTACGTTACCGTACATTTACGTGGCCCGATGGTCACCTTCGATGATCCAGATTGGAAGCGTACGCATTGGGAAGCTCTTGTGGAACAACATGAAAAAGTTTGGACTCTAGCTGACACGAAGGAGGAACGTCTTGAGCGGGTCTTCAACGCAGTTGTAGGCGTGGAAATTACGATCACTGAGCAACTTGGCAAGGCAAAACTCCACCAGAACCTGGCCTCTGACGATATTTCTGCATTGGCTGACAAGCTGGAATCAGACGGCGATACGAAGATCGCGTGCCTCATGCGCGATATCTCGGTGCCGTGGGCTCAGGCACGTGAAGCTCGCGTTGAAAAAGCGCGTCGTGGGCATACTGCTCCAGAGTTCTAA
- a CDS encoding DUF2505 domain-containing protein, with translation MNITEDLHYAAPLEDVLALFRSEELVFRRLQEVGHSDYEFEADTVDGKHRTTVSLAINSAQLPDQAATFLGKHITAQIIGVENVGDVGAHIDYTINTKLPMSFKARMLLVSSGATTAGKLEIHMDVNIPFAGSMIERSVASKIPRVIRQDTELVNTLLVERRAKESE, from the coding sequence ATGAACATTACTGAAGATCTTCATTATGCTGCTCCTCTTGAGGATGTCCTTGCACTTTTCCGTTCGGAAGAGCTGGTTTTTCGCCGTTTGCAGGAGGTTGGCCATTCTGATTATGAGTTTGAGGCCGATACGGTTGATGGTAAGCATCGCACCACCGTGTCGCTTGCGATTAACTCGGCCCAACTTCCTGATCAGGCAGCAACTTTTCTCGGCAAGCACATAACTGCACAGATCATTGGTGTAGAAAACGTAGGTGATGTTGGTGCACATATCGATTACACGATCAACACGAAACTTCCGATGTCGTTTAAGGCGCGGATGCTTCTTGTGTCTAGTGGCGCTACCACTGCCGGTAAGCTTGAGATTCATATGGATGTCAATATTCCGTTTGCTGGTTCCATGATTGAGCGGAGTGTCGCTTCGAAGATTCCACGTGTGATTCGTCAGGATACTGAGCTTGTGAATACGTTGTTGGTTGAGCGCCGTGCGAAGGAGAGCGAATGA
- the mobA gene encoding molybdenum cofactor guanylyltransferase: MVHTAIILAGGTARRLGGVSKPDYNVAGRRLLDIVLDELDMHNVPAERVVVVGPPTLSVPTGVRRVLEDPPYGGPLAGIGAGVDCLDLADSDLVAFGTCDAPLASRMYSQLVEAVNNDPTSDGAAPVTADAEHWIQYMHGVYRFGVLKNLVTERDRPFRSAFRHLNVATVSDCSNWCIDVDTPDDAYRLAEMLA; this comes from the coding sequence GTGGTACACACAGCAATTATTCTGGCAGGCGGTACTGCCCGGCGTTTAGGTGGGGTTTCTAAACCTGACTATAACGTTGCTGGGCGCCGCCTGCTCGATATTGTGTTAGACGAACTTGATATGCACAATGTTCCAGCGGAACGTGTGGTTGTTGTTGGCCCACCAACATTGTCTGTTCCTACAGGGGTTCGCCGCGTTTTGGAAGATCCGCCGTATGGAGGCCCACTGGCTGGGATAGGTGCCGGAGTAGATTGCCTTGACCTGGCAGATAGCGATCTTGTTGCGTTTGGTACGTGCGATGCTCCACTCGCTTCCCGGATGTATTCGCAACTTGTTGAAGCAGTAAACAATGATCCAACTAGCGATGGGGCTGCTCCAGTAACAGCCGATGCAGAACACTGGATCCAGTACATGCACGGCGTATATCGCTTTGGGGTACTAAAAAACCTTGTCACAGAACGGGATCGCCCATTTCGTTCCGCATTCCGTCACCTGAATGTGGCAACAGTGAGTGATTGCAGTAACTGGTGTATCGACGTCGATACACCTGACGATGCGTACCGTTTAGCTGAGATGCTTGCCTAA
- a CDS encoding sensor histidine kinase, translating to MSTLTNILQQRTALAFDQREWLHMLTGDWQLLADIMFADLFLVTATVDGPVIAAQARPATAATLYEVDVVGEVAERWRLNRIQEALSTGEVVTWGDDVVESTYIPVNYRGRNIAVVVAVNALYPDRILSHAQQNYDSLAEQLAYMITTGEFPFSEAPSGYRHGTPRVSDGLIHVNEEGVVVFASPNAVSHLRRIGVDEPLHDRVLAELVTAKIDDYSTVDESLPVVLMGRAAWMAEVESHSVTISLRGVPLRKDGERLGAIILCRDVSELRRQEKELITKDATIREIHHRVKNNLQTVSALLRLQSRRASSEETRTALATAQRRVATIALVHQQLSQTINEVVDFDELFIPVLRMAVDIAVNDVHVESSFTGSFGLIRAEQAAALSVVLNEIISNAVEHGLPEGGHVSVDALRDGYELTVTVRDDGVGIGSEGPGSGLGTQIVRTMVSSELHGRITWEKAEEGGTLVTITMMMK from the coding sequence GTGTCTACACTTACAAATATTTTGCAACAGCGAACCGCCCTAGCCTTCGATCAACGTGAATGGCTCCACATGCTTACAGGGGATTGGCAATTACTTGCAGACATCATGTTTGCCGACTTATTCCTTGTCACGGCTACCGTTGACGGCCCCGTGATTGCTGCCCAAGCACGCCCTGCCACCGCCGCCACACTCTACGAAGTGGACGTGGTTGGGGAAGTCGCTGAGCGTTGGCGATTGAACCGGATCCAAGAAGCATTGAGCACCGGGGAAGTTGTGACGTGGGGTGACGACGTCGTGGAGTCCACCTACATCCCTGTCAATTATCGAGGGCGCAACATTGCCGTTGTCGTGGCCGTGAATGCGCTCTATCCTGATCGGATCCTTTCGCACGCCCAGCAAAACTACGATTCGTTGGCGGAACAACTTGCCTACATGATTACTACCGGGGAATTCCCGTTCAGTGAAGCTCCTTCAGGATACCGGCATGGTACTCCGCGTGTATCTGACGGTCTGATCCATGTGAACGAAGAAGGCGTGGTGGTGTTCGCTTCGCCGAACGCGGTATCGCATTTGCGCCGAATCGGTGTTGATGAGCCGTTGCACGATCGGGTGCTAGCTGAACTAGTAACGGCCAAAATCGATGACTACTCCACCGTGGACGAATCGTTGCCCGTTGTGTTGATGGGCCGGGCCGCGTGGATGGCCGAAGTAGAATCACACTCCGTCACTATTTCACTCCGTGGCGTGCCGTTGCGCAAAGACGGCGAACGTTTGGGCGCCATCATCTTGTGCCGTGACGTTTCCGAACTTCGCCGGCAAGAAAAAGAACTCATCACTAAGGATGCCACGATTCGCGAAATCCATCATCGCGTGAAGAACAACCTGCAAACGGTGTCCGCATTGTTGAGGTTGCAATCGCGGCGGGCGTCGTCAGAAGAAACCCGCACGGCGCTGGCCACGGCCCAGCGCCGTGTGGCAACGATTGCGCTTGTTCACCAGCAGCTTTCTCAAACCATCAACGAAGTGGTGGACTTCGATGAACTGTTTATTCCTGTGCTTCGCATGGCCGTAGATATTGCGGTAAACGATGTGCATGTGGAATCTTCATTCACAGGATCTTTCGGGTTGATTCGTGCCGAACAGGCTGCCGCGCTGTCTGTGGTGTTGAACGAAATCATCTCCAACGCTGTAGAACATGGCTTGCCAGAAGGCGGGCATGTGAGCGTGGATGCTCTGCGAGACGGCTATGAACTCACAGTGACTGTTCGAGACGATGGTGTTGGTATCGGCTCTGAAGGTCCAGGATCTGGCTTGGGAACGCAGATCGTGCGAACCATGGTCTCATCTGAACTCCACGGGCGAATCACATGGGAGAAGGCAGAAGAAGGCGGCACGCTCGTTACTATTACGATGATGATGAAGTAG
- a CDS encoding dihydrofolate reductase, whose protein sequence is MRLGAIWAQARNGAIGKDGTIPWHIPEDLALFRKVTWGSPVIMGRRTWESLPPRFRPLPGRKNLVVTRDRGFLAEGADVVHTVDSAITAASESGADFSWIIGGAQLYSSTLPLCDLLVVSHIDIEIADADALAPLVPDNWRAHPACIQTNIENLGYHVSVLSNPESTISEQEIRALLAS, encoded by the coding sequence ATGAGACTGGGAGCTATTTGGGCGCAGGCGCGTAATGGCGCAATTGGCAAAGATGGAACGATTCCGTGGCATATCCCAGAGGATTTAGCACTCTTCCGGAAAGTTACATGGGGTAGCCCGGTGATTATGGGCAGGCGAACATGGGAATCGCTCCCGCCACGTTTTAGGCCGCTTCCTGGTAGGAAGAATCTTGTGGTGACTCGCGATCGTGGTTTTCTAGCTGAAGGCGCGGATGTGGTTCACACCGTGGATTCAGCAATTACTGCTGCTTCTGAGTCTGGCGCCGATTTTTCGTGGATTATTGGCGGCGCTCAGCTCTATTCCTCGACACTCCCACTATGCGATCTGCTTGTGGTAAGTCACATCGATATTGAAATCGCTGATGCGGATGCACTTGCGCCCTTAGTCCCAGATAACTGGAGGGCACACCCGGCATGTATCCAGACAAATATAGAGAATCTGGGCTATCATGTATCCGTTCTATCCAACCCCGAGTCAACGATCTCCGAACAAGAGATCCGCGCTCTTCTCGCTTCTTAG
- a CDS encoding FtsX-like permease family protein, whose translation MHLSWILFKNSLQRTKGRLALITGAVALGVMLLFTAASFHNALGNDTYTAWGRAVANEARAQADGAPEPDVKESVKIHIAVDDPLRTVGTRQFFPVDVDTAGVVNPPDLFGMTWPKDGEFLVSPGLRAIMNEHPEYRLEDRFGTKDRGDLPPQLTAGPDDLLVFRGRALPDSGTRISDFTQGEPESLRVSQIIMYLGLIVVIFPVLMLIAISATLGSVQREQRYAALRLVGATSRQIANIMVVEALVGAVLGYLVGVFGWLAIRPIYPMIPIDGERLWADSFGVSPLQAGVIALVAAGLVVAAHAWGMRGIRVSPLGVVRRQKTQGRPSPLRILPMLVSAGVLAFLYITVDHNAGVTDDAFVLLGCVIVMMVGIVVASPWVTYLVAGFLAKRARRAPSVIGLTYVRAHASRISRSVSGVLLALFAGTLFLTAVSEAESVFARESSQVHSLRTGSVVITNFDDDDAARTVALLKGEPEVDDIRQVPYIAGAWSVVDCAEIGGFMDIQCADGVAGVNLHASAIDRAGVVYADNLDDFKADVAQDFGAATSDPKSSLLVRLTNPDSVEQFRSTLARLDIFTLDQWYSVAFGGEKATVSGAATIVLMTYLVYGGIAGTLVIAVISMLVSTYASLLERRRSLLSLRLNGMRPKDMTAMMLIESVGPLVVMALIASMLGFATGWVMLQIFSPALDASFDVMLFVALGLALTLAALAMLSLVPTMKRMTQPANNRHE comes from the coding sequence ATGCATCTTTCTTGGATTTTATTTAAGAATTCGTTGCAACGCACGAAGGGGCGTCTGGCGCTGATTACTGGGGCGGTAGCCTTGGGTGTGATGCTTTTGTTTACGGCGGCGTCGTTCCATAATGCTCTTGGCAACGATACGTACACGGCGTGGGGCAGGGCAGTTGCAAACGAAGCGCGCGCTCAAGCAGATGGCGCTCCGGAACCGGACGTGAAAGAGTCTGTGAAGATCCACATTGCGGTAGACGATCCGCTTCGTACGGTGGGAACACGTCAGTTTTTCCCAGTGGATGTGGATACTGCAGGCGTGGTGAATCCACCTGATCTTTTCGGTATGACGTGGCCGAAGGATGGCGAGTTTTTGGTATCGCCTGGCCTGCGCGCGATCATGAATGAACATCCAGAGTATCGCTTGGAAGATCGTTTTGGAACGAAAGATCGTGGCGATTTGCCGCCGCAGCTCACGGCTGGCCCGGATGATCTATTGGTGTTCCGAGGTCGTGCTCTCCCAGATTCAGGCACGCGCATTTCCGATTTCACGCAAGGAGAGCCGGAGAGTCTGCGGGTTAGTCAGATCATTATGTATCTGGGGCTGATTGTAGTGATTTTCCCGGTGTTGATGCTGATTGCGATTTCGGCAACGCTGGGGAGTGTTCAGCGCGAGCAGCGTTATGCTGCGTTACGTTTAGTTGGTGCTACGAGCCGCCAGATTGCCAACATTATGGTTGTGGAAGCGCTGGTTGGCGCAGTGCTTGGGTATCTTGTGGGCGTGTTTGGGTGGCTTGCGATCCGCCCGATCTACCCGATGATTCCGATTGATGGGGAGCGTTTGTGGGCAGATAGCTTCGGCGTAAGTCCGCTTCAGGCTGGGGTTATTGCCTTGGTTGCGGCCGGTTTGGTGGTGGCGGCTCACGCGTGGGGTATGCGGGGGATTCGCGTATCGCCGTTGGGCGTGGTTCGCCGGCAAAAGACTCAGGGGCGCCCGAGCCCGCTTCGGATTCTTCCGATGCTTGTGAGCGCAGGCGTTCTTGCGTTTCTTTACATCACTGTGGATCATAATGCGGGAGTTACTGATGACGCGTTCGTGTTACTCGGGTGCGTTATCGTAATGATGGTTGGCATTGTGGTTGCGAGCCCGTGGGTAACGTACCTGGTTGCGGGGTTTTTAGCGAAGCGAGCCCGCCGCGCCCCGTCGGTTATTGGGCTCACGTATGTTCGTGCGCACGCTTCACGTATTTCACGTTCCGTTTCTGGGGTTTTGCTTGCGTTGTTTGCAGGCACGTTGTTCCTCACGGCGGTTTCGGAAGCAGAATCGGTGTTTGCTCGCGAATCTAGCCAGGTTCATTCGTTGCGTACGGGCAGCGTTGTGATAACTAATTTTGACGACGACGATGCTGCGCGCACCGTGGCCTTGCTGAAAGGTGAACCGGAGGTTGATGATATCCGTCAGGTGCCGTATATAGCTGGGGCGTGGAGTGTTGTTGACTGTGCTGAGATCGGTGGGTTTATGGATATTCAGTGCGCGGATGGCGTAGCTGGAGTGAACCTACACGCGTCGGCCATTGATCGGGCTGGTGTCGTCTATGCAGATAACCTTGATGATTTTAAGGCGGATGTGGCGCAAGATTTTGGTGCGGCAACGAGTGATCCTAAATCGTCTCTTCTTGTTCGTTTGACGAATCCGGATTCAGTGGAGCAATTCCGTTCAACGCTGGCGCGGCTTGATATTTTCACTCTCGATCAGTGGTATTCAGTCGCTTTCGGTGGTGAAAAAGCAACGGTTTCAGGTGCTGCGACTATCGTGTTGATGACGTATCTGGTGTATGGCGGAATTGCGGGAACACTCGTTATTGCTGTGATTTCTATGTTGGTTTCCACGTATGCGAGCTTGCTGGAGCGCCGGCGCTCGCTGTTGTCTCTGCGTTTGAACGGTATGCGCCCGAAAGATATGACGGCGATGATGCTGATCGAATCTGTTGGCCCGTTGGTGGTGATGGCTCTGATCGCATCCATGCTAGGTTTCGCTACTGGATGGGTGATGTTGCAGATCTTCTCGCCAGCGTTGGATGCGAGTTTCGATGTGATGTTGTTTGTGGCGCTTGGACTTGCGTTAACGCTGGCCGCGTTGGCAATGCTCTCACTTGTGCCAACGATGAAGCGCATGACTCAACCAGCGAACAACCGGCATGAATAG
- a CDS encoding ABC transporter ATP-binding protein, translating to MSIAQLVNVSVASRKLPEGRALNNVSMSFGNGKFSAVLGPNGSSKSLLIEVLGGLAPISTGQVITCGIDITHSGNDELAELRASSVSYVFNKHNVIDTLTIRENLLLAHTFSSLHLDNVLYRDVIGSFNLRKYLDLRPSATTADVHQRVAIARAVLKRSRLILAHEPTQFLRQEPSENVLDSLRRCNREYGMSIIMSTHNNFAASYADHVHLFLDGEPTGMVANPSLQSLAFAQESSAYWAR from the coding sequence ATGAGTATTGCCCAACTCGTCAACGTGTCAGTCGCGTCCAGAAAACTTCCTGAAGGCCGCGCCCTCAACAATGTTTCGATGAGTTTCGGCAACGGAAAATTCTCTGCCGTTCTCGGCCCAAACGGTTCCTCAAAATCGCTTCTCATCGAAGTACTTGGCGGCCTCGCTCCCATATCCACAGGCCAGGTCATCACATGCGGAATCGATATCACTCATAGCGGCAATGACGAACTCGCAGAACTGCGCGCATCATCCGTATCCTATGTGTTCAACAAACACAACGTGATCGATACACTTACGATCCGCGAAAATCTCCTCCTTGCACACACGTTTTCATCCCTGCATCTTGACAACGTGCTCTACCGGGATGTGATCGGATCATTTAACCTGCGCAAATACCTAGATCTGCGCCCTTCCGCTACCACAGCAGACGTTCATCAACGCGTTGCCATCGCCCGCGCTGTTCTCAAACGATCACGGCTAATCCTGGCGCATGAACCAACACAGTTCCTCCGCCAAGAACCATCCGAAAACGTACTCGATTCACTACGGCGTTGTAACCGCGAATACGGCATGTCCATCATTATGTCCACCCACAACAACTTTGCAGCATCCTATGCGGATCACGTCCACCTCTTTCTGGATGGCGAACCCACGGGCATGGTTGCCAACCCATCTCTTCAATCCCTTGCTTTCGCTCAAGAAAGCAGCGCATACTGGGCGCGATGA
- a CDS encoding WhiB family transcriptional regulator: MDWRHDAACLDEDPELFFPVGSSSAALAQVERAKNICRTCDVVDTCLKWAMDTNQDAGVWGAMSEDERRTLKRRSARARRVS, translated from the coding sequence ATGGATTGGCGACACGATGCTGCATGCTTGGATGAAGATCCGGAACTGTTTTTCCCGGTGGGTAGCTCCAGTGCGGCTTTGGCGCAGGTGGAGCGGGCAAAAAATATTTGCCGTACCTGCGACGTTGTGGATACATGCTTGAAATGGGCAATGGATACAAACCAGGATGCTGGAGTGTGGGGTGCGATGTCAGAAGATGAACGCCGCACGTTAAAACGCCGCAGCGCACGGGCACGCCGAGTCTCCTAA